A window of the Gossypium arboreum isolate Shixiya-1 chromosome 2, ASM2569848v2, whole genome shotgun sequence genome harbors these coding sequences:
- the LOC108456552 gene encoding 3-ketoacyl-CoA synthase 6, translating into MPHFSNSVQLKYVKLGYQYLVNHILTLTLIPVMAGVLIEVLRLGPAGIVSLWNSLHFDLVQILCSCFFIIFVATVYFMSKPRSIYLVDYACYKPPVTCRVPFATFMEHSRLNLSNNPKSVEFQMRILERSGLGEETCLPPAIHYIPPTPTMEAARGEAEIVIFSAMDSLFKKTGLKPKDVDILIVNCSLFSPTPSLSAMVINKYKLRSNIKSFNLSGMGCSAGLISIDLARDLLQVHPNSNAVVVSTEIITPNYYQGKERAMLLPNCLFRMGGAAILLSNRHSERWRAKYRLVHVVRTHKGADDKAYRCVFEEEDKEGNVGISLSKDLMAIAGEALKSNITTIGPLVLPASEQLLFLLTLIGRKIFNPKWKPYIPDFKQAFEHFCIHAGGRAVIDELQKNLQLSAEHVEASRMTLHRFGNTSSSSLWYEMSYIEAKGRMKKGDRVWQIAFGSGFKCNSAVWKCNRTIKTPKDGPWADCIQRYPVHIPEVVKL; encoded by the coding sequence ATGCCACATTTTTCTAACTCTGTCCAGCTTAAGTATGTCAAGCTTGGCTACCAATATCTCGTCAATCATATTCTTACACTTACTCTTATACCTGTCATGGCTGGTGTTCTTATTGAGGTTCTTCGTTTAGGCCCTGCTGGGATTGTTAGTCTCTGGAATTCCCTTCATTTTGATCTTGTTCAAATCTTGTGCTCTTGTTTCTTCATTATCTTTGTAGCCACTGTTTACTTCATGTCTAAGCCTAGAAGTATTTACCTTGTGGATTATGCATGCTACAAACCTCCTGTCACTTGTCGTGTTCCTTTTGCTACTTTCATGGAGCACTCGAGGCTGAACTTGAGCAACAACCCTAAGAGCGTTGAATTTCAGATGAGGATTCTAGAAAGGTCTGGTCTTGGTGAAGAGACTTGTTTACCTCCTGCTATTCATTATATTCCTCCAACTCCAACCATGGAGGCTGCTAGAGGCGAGGCTGAGATTGTTATATTCTCAGCTATGGATTCTTTGTTCAAGAAAACGGGGTTAAAACCTAAAGACGTTGATATTCTTATTGTCAACTGCAGTTTGTTTTCTCCTACGCCATCTTTGTCTGCTATGGTGATCAACAAATATAAGCTGAGGAGTAATATAAAGAGCTTTAATCTTTCAGGAATGGGGTGCAGTGCGGGGCTTATCTCCATTGATTTAGCTCGAGATCTTCTCCAAGTACACCCTAATTCTAATGCAGTTGTTGTCAGCACTGAGATCATCACTCCAAACTACTACCAAGGAAAAGAAAGAGCCATGCTCCTTCCCAACTGTCTTTTCCGCATGGGTGGCGCCGCAATCCTCTTGTCGAACCGTCATTCCGAGAGGTGGCGTGCCAAGTATCGTCTTGTGCATGTTGTTCGAACCCATAAAGGTGCAGATGATAAAGCCTATCGATGCGTGTTCGAAGAAGAAGACAAAGAAGGCAATGTTGGGATATCTTTATCTAAAGATCTCATGGCTATTGCTGGAGAGGCTTTAAAATCTAACATTACCACTATTGGTCCTTTAGTTCTTCCAGCATCTGAGCAACTCCTATTTCTTCTCACACTCATTGGACGTAAAATCTTTAATCCCAAGTGGAAGCCATATATTCCAGACTTCAAGCAAGCGTTTGAACACTTCTGTATCCATGCTGGTGGACGAGCAGTCATAGATGAACTGCAAAAGAACCTGCAACTTTCAGCAGAGCACGTAGAGGCATCAAGGATGACATTGCATAGGTTTGGAAACACATCGTCTTCATCGCTGTGGTACGAGATGAGCTACATTGAGGCAAAGGGGAGGATGAAAAAAGGGGACAGGGTTTGGCAAATAGCTTTTGGAAGTGGATTCAAGTGTAACAGTGCAGTATGGAAGTGCAACAGAACCATCAAAACACCAAAAGATGGACCATGGGCGGATTGCATTCAGAGGTACCCAGTTCATATCCCTGAAGTTGTCAAGCTGTAG